Proteins encoded together in one Hevea brasiliensis isolate MT/VB/25A 57/8 chromosome 16, ASM3005281v1, whole genome shotgun sequence window:
- the LOC110645055 gene encoding molybdenum cofactor sulfurase-like, with translation MYSPCTREASEVCFHGCCPTPFCGRPEPQTVASITSAAASRCDFEIAMASSIYRNSQFTNHESLPSLHESFSNFIKAFPQYSLTEKADKIREQEYYHLSPSKHVCLDYIGHGLFSYSQQKSHCEASSSASTSTSPPLHSSTAFEPSFFDISCKSVSLNSQLQYTDPESDVENKIHKRIMAFMNISEDDYNMVFTANQSSAFKLLADSYPFESHRNLLTLYDYENEAVKVMIESSKKKGAQVRTAEFSWPTLRIQSGKLQKKIVSKKKRKRGLFVFPLQSRLTGARYSYFWMSMAQENGWHVLLDATALGPKYMETLGLSLFKPDFLICSFFKVFGENPSGFGCLFVKKSSTSVLNDTTTASSIGIVRLVPAIKPSQHSEESSIADIATGSKANLELSLADILRGSSSKNPILSQHVSSKTSELHEIEEITAKHKAPEIEELLAASESSRFKVIDSSINGNPELEYRGLDHADSLGLILISARARFLVNWLVNALMSLQHPHSENGQPPISIYGPKIKFDRGPAVAFNVFDWKGEKIDPALVQKLADRNNISLSYGFLHNIWLPDKHEEESWTLDKRKSGGGSILNEKRDKPHSGISVVTAALGFLTNFEDVYRLWAFVSRFLDADFVEKERWRYKALDQKIVEV, from the coding sequence ATGTATTCACCTTGCACCAGAGAAGCCTCAGAAGTCTGCTTTCATGGTTGCTGTCCAACACCATTTTGTGGCCGGCCAGAACCCCAAACTGTGGCATCCATAACCAGTGCTGCTGCATCCCGCTGTGACTTTGAAATTGCCATGGCTTCCTCTATATACAGAAATTCTCAATTCACCAACCATGAGTCCCTCCCCTCATTACATGAATCATTCTCCAATTTCATCAAAGCATTTCCACAATATTCTCTGACTGAGAAGGCTGACAAAATCCGGGAACAAGAATACTACCATCTTTCTCCGTCCAAACATGTTTGCCTTGATTATATTGGCCATGGCCTCTTCTCGTACTCTCAGCAAAAGAGTCACTGTGAGGCTTCTTCAAGTGCTTCAACTTCAACTTCTCCACCACTGCATTCTAGTACTGCTTTTGAACCATCCTTTTTTGATATTTCCTGTAAGTCAGTGAGCTTAAACTCTCAATTACAATATACTGACCCAGAATCAGACGTGGAAAACAAGATCCATAAAAGAATTATGGCCTTCATGAATATATCTGAAGATGATTACAACATGGTTTTCACTGCCAATCAGTCGTCTGCATTCAAACTTCTTGCAGACTCTTATCCATTTGAATCCCATAGAAATCTCCTTACGCTTTATGACTATGAGAACGAAGCGGTGAAAGTGATGATTGAAAGCTCAAAAAAGAAAGGAGCACAAGTGAGGACAGCTGAATTCTCATGGCCTACACTGAGAATCCAGTCAGGAAAATTACAGAAGAAGATAGTTagtaagaagaagaggaagagagggctaTTTGTTTTCCCACTTCAGTCAAGGTTGACAGGAGCTAGGTATTCATATTTCTGGATGAGCATGGCTCAGGAAAATGGGTGGCATGTCTTGCTTGATGCAACTGCATTGGGACCTAAGTATATGGAGACTTTAGGCCTCTCCCTCTTCAAGCCTGATTTTCTTATTTGCTCTTTCTTCAAGGTTTTTGGCGAGAACCCATCTGGTTTTGGGTGTCTGTTCGTGAAAAAATCAAGTACTTCAGTTTTAAATGATACTACTACTGCTTCAAGCATAGGAATAGTAAGGCTTGTTCCAGCTATTAAACCATCTCAGCACTCTGAAGAGTCTTCTATTGCTGATATAGCAACCGGGTCAAAGGCAAATCTAGAGCTTTCTCTTGCTGATATTTTGCGAGGTTCATCCTCAAAAAACCCAATATTGAGTCAACACGTGAGCAGCAAAACTTCTGAATTGCATGAAATTGAAGAGATCACTGCAAAACATAAAGCACCAGAGATTGAGGAATTATTGGCAGCATCTGAATCCTCCCGATTTAAAGTGATTGACAGCAGCATCAATGGGAACCCAGAACTTGAATACAGGGGCTTGGATCATGCAGATTCATTGGGCCTGATACTAATCAGTGCCAGAGCAAGGTTCCTCGTAAACTGGCTGGTAAATGCATTAATGAGTCTCCAGCATCCACATTCCGAAAATGGGCAACCCCCAATTAGCATCTATGGACCAAAGATAAAGTTTGACCGAGGACCAGCAGTGGCATTCAATGTATTTGATTGGAAAGGAGAAAAAATTGATCCTGCACTAGTACAGAAACTTGCTGATAGAAACAACATTTCTTTAAGTTACGGATTTTTGCACAACATCTGGCTCCCAGACAAACATGAAGAAGAGAGTTGGACATTGGACAAAAGAAAAAGCGGAGGAGGATCAATCTTAAATGAGAAGAGGGATAAACCCCATTCTGGTATTTCTGTGGTCACAGCTGCTCTGGGATTCTTGACAAATTTTGAGGATGTTTACAGGCTTTGGGCATTTGTTTCGCGATTCTTGGATGCAGATTTTGTCGAAAAAGAGAGATGGAGATACAAAGCTCTTGATCAGAAGATAGTTGAAGTTTAG
- the LOC110645069 gene encoding protein HOTHEAD, with protein sequence MEFSSFQKMGLIGLCRFLAGVSLLALVLFHGFCVSDKDYSFMHNATLAPEISYYDYIIVGGGTAGCPLATSLSQNTSVLLLERGGSPYGNPDIINLANFGAALSDLSPTSPSQRFISEDGVINARARVLGGGSCLNAGFYTRASTDYVRDVGWDGRLVNESYQWVEQQVAFQPEMGQWQSAVRDGLVEVGVVPNNGFTYDHMYGTKVGGTIFDRDGHRHTAADLLEQANPSGLTVLLHATVHKILFRTKGKPRPVAHGVVFRDASGAKHRAYLKKGSKNEIIISAGSLGSPQLLMLSGVGPQAQLKAHNITVVLDQPMVGQLMSDNPMNAVFIPSPIPVEVSLIEVVGITHFGSYIEAASGANFAGGSPRDYGMFSPKIGQLSTVPPKQRTPEAIAKAIELMNNLDQAAFRGGFILEKIMGPISTGHLELRTRNPNDNPSVTFNYFKEPQDLQRCVQGISIIEKVIDSKPFSKFRYDYLSVPQLMNMTANSPINLLPKHYNTSTSLEQFCKDTVMTIWHYHGGCQVDAVVDSNYKVLGVDALRVIDGSTFNNSPGTNPQATVMMLGRYMGVKILRERMASEGSN encoded by the exons ATGGAGTTCTCTTCATTTCAGAAAATGGGTCTCATTGGACTGTGTAGATTCTTGGCAGGTGTTTCTTTACTTGCACTTGTCCTTTTCCATGGCTTCTGTGTCTCTGATAAAG ATTACTCCTTCATGCACAATGCAACTTTGGCTCCAGAAATATCCTACTATGACTACATCATTGTAGGTGGCGGCACCGCTGGCTGCCCGTTAGCCACCTCTCTCTCCCAAAACACCTCCGTTTTGCTCCTCGAACGTGGCGGCTCTCCCTATGGCAACCCTGACATAATCAACTTGGCCAACTTCGGTGCTGCATTATCTGATCTCTCCCCTACTTCCCCATCTCAACGCTTCATCTCTGAAGACGGCGTCATCAATGCCCGTGCGAGGGTTCTGGGCGGAGGCAGTTGCCTTAATGCTGGCTTCTACACCCGTGCTAGTACCGACTATGTAAG GGATGTGGGGTGGGATGGACGGCTTGTGAATGAGTCATACCAGTGGGTGGAGCAACAAGTTGCTTTCCAGCCTGAAATGGGGCAGTGGCAATCGGCTGTAAGGGATGGGCTGGTGGAGGTTGGGGTGGTGCCCAACAATGGGTTCACGTACGACCATATGTATGGGACTAAGGTTGGTGGGACAATATTTGATAGAGATGGGCATAGGCACACTGCCGCCGATTTGTTGGAGCAAGCCAATCCAAGTGGACTTACTGTTCTTTTGCATGCTACTGTACATAAGATCTTGTTTAGAACTAAAG GAAAACCAAGACCAGTCGCCCATGGAGTGGTGTTTAGAGATGCATCAGGGGCTAAACACAGAGCTTATTTAAAGAAAGggtccaaaaatgaaatcatcatATCAGCTGGTTCACTAGGAAGTCCCCAGCTCTTGATGCTAAGTGGAGTGGGCCCCCAAGCCCAACTTAAGGCTCACAATATTACAGTAGTATTGGATCAGCCCATGGTTGGCCAACTTATGTCCGATAACCCCATGAATGCCGTTTTCATCCCATCGCCGATTCCCGTGGAGGTTTCGCTGATTGAAGTCGTCGGCATCACGCACTTTGGAAGCTACATTGAAGCTGCAAGTGGTGCAAACTTCGCCGGTGGCTCTCCGAGAGACTATGGGATGTTCTCTCCTAAG ATTGGTCAGCTCTCAACAGTGCCACCAAAACAACGGACCCCAGAAGCCATAGCCAAAGCAATTGAACTAATGAACAATCTTGACCAAGCAGCTTTTAGAGGAGGCTTCATTCTCGAAAAAATCATGGGTCCAATTTCCACTGGTCATTTAGAGCTAAGAACTCGAAACCCTAATGATAATCCATCGGTTACATTCAACTATTTCAAAGAACCCCAAGACTTGCAAAGATGTGTGCAGGGCATTTCAATCATAGAGAAAGTAATTGATTCCAAGCCTTTCTCCAAGTTTAGATATGATTATTTATCAGTCCCACAACTGATGAATATGACCGCAAATTCCCCAATAAATTTGTTACCTAAACATTACAATACATCGACGTCACTGGAACAATTTTGCAAGGACACTGTAATGACTATATGGCATTATCATGGAGGTTGCCAAGTAGATGCCGTCGTTGACAGTAATTACAAGGTTCTTGGAGTGGATGCCCTAAGGGTTATAGATGGATCCACATTTAATAACTCTCCTGGGACCAATCCTCAAGCCACTGTTATGATGCTTGGAAG GTATATGGGAGTTAAAATACTGCGTGAGAGAATGGCAAGTGAAGGATCAAATTAA
- the LOC110645061 gene encoding SPX domain-containing membrane protein At4g22990 isoform X1: MVAFGKKLKERQIQEWQGYYINYKLMKKKVRQYAQQIEVGTQDRRHVLKDFSRMLDNQIEKIVLFLLEQQGLLASRIAKLNEQQEALEQQPDISQITQLREAYRAIGQDLLKLLYFVEINSIGLRKILKKFDKRFGYRFTDYYVKTRANHPYSLLQQVLKHVGLGAVIGAISRNLHELQEHQGSYLSIYDEPALPFQDPVVDSLKAAVDRVTHSTNFLNFLAQHALIMQEELPATTEERADDQRYHFMSLVLNLLNTFLYMVNTYIIVPTADDYSAMLGAPATVCGVVIGAMAVAQVFSSVYFSAWSNKSYFRPLVFSSIVLLVGNSMYAMALDYKSITLLLVGRLFCGFGSARAVNRRYISDCVPLRIRMQASAGFVSASALGMACGPALAGLLQTNFKIYKFTFNQVTLPGWVMTLGWLIYLILLWITFREPSHETEENNVMQESNAVTGPWENDALEKGLKQPLLLSSEGKQEDENADGECDGSEEAPEESRQPANSITSAYRLLTPSVKVQLLIYFMLKYAMEILLSESSVITSYYFGWSTSTVAIFLACLGLTVLPVNIVVGSYISNMFEDRQILLASEVMVCIGVILSFKFVNAYTVPQYVCSGLITFVSAEVLEGVNLSLLSQVMSSRLSRGTYNGGLLSTEAGTIARVIADGTITLAGFLGESRLLNATLLPSLFISVASIIATCFTYNSLY; encoded by the exons ATTGAGAAGATTGTCCTTTTTCTCTTGGAGCAACAAGGGCTACTTGCAAGTAGGATTGCCAAGCTCAATGAGCAGCAGGAGGCTCTTGAGCAACAGCCAGATATATCTCAAATAACCCAATTACGAGAGGCCTATAGAGCGATAGGCCAAGATTTATTAAAGCTTCTCTATTTTGTTGAGATAAATTCTATCGGTCTGCGTAAGATACTGAAGAAGTTTGATAAACGCTTTGGGTATAGATTCACTGATTACTATGTTAAAACCCGTGCTAATCATCCTTATTCTCTTCTGCAGCAAGTTTTAAAGCATGTG GGTTTAGGAGCTGTTATTGGAGCCATATCTCGCAATCTTCATGAACTTCAGGAACATCAGGGAAGCTACTTATCCATCTATGATGAGCCTGCTCTTCCCTTCCAG GATCCTGTTGTTGATTCATTGAAAGCAGCCGTAGACAGGGTCACTCACTCAACAAACTTCCTTAACTTTTTGGCACAACATGCTCTCATCATGCAAGAAGAGCTACCTGCTACTACTGAGGAACGTGCTGATGATCAAAGATACCATTTTATGTCACTTGTCTTGAACTTATTGAACACATTTCTTTATATGGTCAACACATATATAATTGTCCCCACAGCTGATGACTACTCGGCAATGCTTGGAGCTCCAGCAACAGTTTGTGGTGTTGTGATTGGGGCAATGGCTGTTGCGCAGGTGTTTTCTTCAGTGTATTTCAGTGCTTGGTCAAATAAATCGTACTTTAGACCTCTAGTATTCAGCAGTATTGTTCTTCTTGTGGGAAATTCCATGTATGCAATGGCACTTGATTATAAGTCAATAACACTTCTTTTAGTCGGCCGTTTATTCTGTGG ATTTGGTTCTGCTAGAGCTGTTAACCGGCGATACATCAGTGATTGTGTGCCACTTAGAATTCGCATGCAGGCATCAGCTGGTTTTGTTAGTGCCAGTGCTCTCGGAATGGCTTGTGGTCCCGCTCTTGCTGGCTTGCTTCaaactaattttaaaatttacaagTTTACATTCAACCAAGTCACTTTGCCTGGCTGGGTTATGACTCTGGGTTGGCTTATATATCTCATATTGTTGTGGATAACATTTAGAGAACCTTCTCATGAGACTGAAGAGAACAATGTAATGCAGGAATCTAATGCCG TGACAGGACCTTGGGAAAATGATGCGCTTGAGAAGGGTCTTAAACAACCATTACTGTTGAGTTCAGAAGGCAAGCAAGAAGATGAAAATGCTGATGGAGAATGTGATGGCAGTGAAGAAGCTCCTGAAGAATCTCGACAGCCTGCCAATTCAATTACTTCAGCATACAGGCTACTTACGCCCTCTGTAAAG GTTCAGTTGTTGATATATTTCATGCTAAAATATGCCATGGAGATTTTACTCTCAGAATCGAGTGTAATTACCTCATACTACTTTGGTTGGTCAACAAGCACAGTGGCAATTTTTCTTGCATGTCTAGGCCTAACAGTTCTTCCAGTAAATATTGTTGTTGGAAGCTACATTAGTAACATGTTTGAGGACAG GCAAATTTTATTGGCATCGGAAGTTATGGTTTGCATAGGAGTAATCCTTAGCTTCAAATTCGTAAATGCATACACTGTTCCACAATATGTCTGCTCAGGATTAATCACGTTCGTCTCTGCTGAAGTACTTGAAG GGGTGAACTTGTCACTGCTATCTCAAGTCATGTCATCCAGGCTTTCCCGTGGAACCTACAATGGTGGGCTACTCTCAACTGAAGCTGGGACGATAGCTCGTGTAATTGCTGATGGCACAATAACCCTGGCTGGATTCCTAGGCGAGAGTAGGCTCTTGAATGCCACCCTTCTTCCTTCGCTCTTTATTTCTGTGGCCTCCATAATTGCCACTTGTTTTACCTATAACTCACTCTATTGA
- the LOC110645061 gene encoding SPX domain-containing membrane protein At4g22990 isoform X2, with translation MPFLFLHSIEKIVLFLLEQQGLLASRIAKLNEQQEALEQQPDISQITQLREAYRAIGQDLLKLLYFVEINSIGLRKILKKFDKRFGYRFTDYYVKTRANHPYSLLQQVLKHVGLGAVIGAISRNLHELQEHQGSYLSIYDEPALPFQDPVVDSLKAAVDRVTHSTNFLNFLAQHALIMQEELPATTEERADDQRYHFMSLVLNLLNTFLYMVNTYIIVPTADDYSAMLGAPATVCGVVIGAMAVAQVFSSVYFSAWSNKSYFRPLVFSSIVLLVGNSMYAMALDYKSITLLLVGRLFCGFGSARAVNRRYISDCVPLRIRMQASAGFVSASALGMACGPALAGLLQTNFKIYKFTFNQVTLPGWVMTLGWLIYLILLWITFREPSHETEENNVMQESNAVTGPWENDALEKGLKQPLLLSSEGKQEDENADGECDGSEEAPEESRQPANSITSAYRLLTPSVKVQLLIYFMLKYAMEILLSESSVITSYYFGWSTSTVAIFLACLGLTVLPVNIVVGSYISNMFEDRQILLASEVMVCIGVILSFKFVNAYTVPQYVCSGLITFVSAEVLEGVNLSLLSQVMSSRLSRGTYNGGLLSTEAGTIARVIADGTITLAGFLGESRLLNATLLPSLFISVASIIATCFTYNSLY, from the exons ATTGAGAAGATTGTCCTTTTTCTCTTGGAGCAACAAGGGCTACTTGCAAGTAGGATTGCCAAGCTCAATGAGCAGCAGGAGGCTCTTGAGCAACAGCCAGATATATCTCAAATAACCCAATTACGAGAGGCCTATAGAGCGATAGGCCAAGATTTATTAAAGCTTCTCTATTTTGTTGAGATAAATTCTATCGGTCTGCGTAAGATACTGAAGAAGTTTGATAAACGCTTTGGGTATAGATTCACTGATTACTATGTTAAAACCCGTGCTAATCATCCTTATTCTCTTCTGCAGCAAGTTTTAAAGCATGTG GGTTTAGGAGCTGTTATTGGAGCCATATCTCGCAATCTTCATGAACTTCAGGAACATCAGGGAAGCTACTTATCCATCTATGATGAGCCTGCTCTTCCCTTCCAG GATCCTGTTGTTGATTCATTGAAAGCAGCCGTAGACAGGGTCACTCACTCAACAAACTTCCTTAACTTTTTGGCACAACATGCTCTCATCATGCAAGAAGAGCTACCTGCTACTACTGAGGAACGTGCTGATGATCAAAGATACCATTTTATGTCACTTGTCTTGAACTTATTGAACACATTTCTTTATATGGTCAACACATATATAATTGTCCCCACAGCTGATGACTACTCGGCAATGCTTGGAGCTCCAGCAACAGTTTGTGGTGTTGTGATTGGGGCAATGGCTGTTGCGCAGGTGTTTTCTTCAGTGTATTTCAGTGCTTGGTCAAATAAATCGTACTTTAGACCTCTAGTATTCAGCAGTATTGTTCTTCTTGTGGGAAATTCCATGTATGCAATGGCACTTGATTATAAGTCAATAACACTTCTTTTAGTCGGCCGTTTATTCTGTGG ATTTGGTTCTGCTAGAGCTGTTAACCGGCGATACATCAGTGATTGTGTGCCACTTAGAATTCGCATGCAGGCATCAGCTGGTTTTGTTAGTGCCAGTGCTCTCGGAATGGCTTGTGGTCCCGCTCTTGCTGGCTTGCTTCaaactaattttaaaatttacaagTTTACATTCAACCAAGTCACTTTGCCTGGCTGGGTTATGACTCTGGGTTGGCTTATATATCTCATATTGTTGTGGATAACATTTAGAGAACCTTCTCATGAGACTGAAGAGAACAATGTAATGCAGGAATCTAATGCCG TGACAGGACCTTGGGAAAATGATGCGCTTGAGAAGGGTCTTAAACAACCATTACTGTTGAGTTCAGAAGGCAAGCAAGAAGATGAAAATGCTGATGGAGAATGTGATGGCAGTGAAGAAGCTCCTGAAGAATCTCGACAGCCTGCCAATTCAATTACTTCAGCATACAGGCTACTTACGCCCTCTGTAAAG GTTCAGTTGTTGATATATTTCATGCTAAAATATGCCATGGAGATTTTACTCTCAGAATCGAGTGTAATTACCTCATACTACTTTGGTTGGTCAACAAGCACAGTGGCAATTTTTCTTGCATGTCTAGGCCTAACAGTTCTTCCAGTAAATATTGTTGTTGGAAGCTACATTAGTAACATGTTTGAGGACAG GCAAATTTTATTGGCATCGGAAGTTATGGTTTGCATAGGAGTAATCCTTAGCTTCAAATTCGTAAATGCATACACTGTTCCACAATATGTCTGCTCAGGATTAATCACGTTCGTCTCTGCTGAAGTACTTGAAG GGGTGAACTTGTCACTGCTATCTCAAGTCATGTCATCCAGGCTTTCCCGTGGAACCTACAATGGTGGGCTACTCTCAACTGAAGCTGGGACGATAGCTCGTGTAATTGCTGATGGCACAATAACCCTGGCTGGATTCCTAGGCGAGAGTAGGCTCTTGAATGCCACCCTTCTTCCTTCGCTCTTTATTTCTGTGGCCTCCATAATTGCCACTTGTTTTACCTATAACTCACTCTATTGA